One genomic window of Musa acuminata AAA Group cultivar baxijiao unplaced genomic scaffold, Cavendish_Baxijiao_AAA HiC_scaffold_1137, whole genome shotgun sequence includes the following:
- the LOC108951502 gene encoding flavonoid 3',5'-hydroxylase 1, whose protein sequence is MAIDPYLAAAAALCLLLHLLLRGFLRRSTSRLPLPPGPRGFPIIGALPLVGAKAHANLARLAKHYGPIMFLRLGSHGCVVASNADAARAFLKTLDAQFANRPDPLSAREVTYQRQDLVMADYNPTWKLLRKVCSLHMLGGKAFAGWAAVRRDEFGRMIRSMHGLATKGEPVVLPDVLVCALANILGVVLVSKRVFDTHGEESNKFKSIVLDMLTGGAQFNIGDFFPSIAWMDLQGIQAKMRSVHVRFDAMLTKLLLEHEASKKERQGRPDFIDKLMENRVTEDGQTITDVNIKALISDLFTAGTDTSAVIVEWAMAEMLRNPVILKRAQAETDAVVGRDRLLEESDLPKLTYLQAVCKEALRLHPSTPLSLPHFSYEECEVGGYRIPSNSRLLVNIWAIGRDPKVWADPLVFDPDRFVAGGEGAKYDPQGNDFEFIPFGAGRRICSGKLAGMVFVQYMLGALVHSFNWRLPDGDEELDMEEKHGLTIPKAVPLKVFLTPRLSAAAYI, encoded by the exons ATGGCTATCGACCCCTACCTCGCGGCCGCCGCCGCTCTCTGTCTTCTCCTTCACCTCCTCCTCCGTGGCTTTCTCCGCAGGTCGACCTCCCGCCTTCCCTTACCCCCGGGCCCTCGCGGCTTCCCCATCATCGGCGCGCTGCCGCTCGTCGGGGCCAAAGCGCACGCCAACCTCGCCCGCCTCGCCAAGCACTACGGCCCCATCATGTTCCTCCGGCTAGGCTCCCACGGCTGCGTCGTCGCCTCCAACGCCGACGCCGCCCGCGCCTTTCTCAAGACCCTCGACGCGCAGTTCGCCAACCGCCCCGACCCCCTCAGCGCCCGGGAGGTCACCTACCAGCGCCAGGACCTGGTCATGGCCGACTACAACCCGACGTGGAAGCTCCTCCGCAAGGTATGCAGCCTCCACATGCTGGGAGGAAAGGCCTTCGCCGGCTGGGCCGCCGTCCGGCGGGACGAGTTCGGGCGCATGATCCGCTCCATGCACGGCCTGGCCACGAAGGGTGAGCCGGTGGTGCTGCCGGACGTGCTCGTGTGCGCGCTGGCGAACATCCTCGGCGTGGTCCTGGTGAGCAAAAGAGTGTTCGACACCCACGGGGAGGAGTCCAACAAGTTCAAGAGCATTGTGCTCGACATGCTCACGGGCGGGGCGCAGTTCAACATCGGCGACTTCTTCCCCTCCATCGCGTGGATGGACCTCCAGGGGATCCAGGCGAAGATGAGGAGCGTGCACGTGAGGTTCGACGCCATGCTGACGAAGCTGCTCCTGGAGCACGAGGCGTCGAAGAAGGAACGACAGGGGAGGCCGGACTTCATCGACAAGCTCATGGAGAACCGCGTAACGGAGGACGGTCAAACTATCACGGACGTCAACATCAAAGCACTGATCAGC GATCTGTTCACGGCGGGCACAGACACATCCGCCGTCATCGTGGAGTGGGCCATGGCGGAGATGCTGAGGAACCCGGTTATCCTGAAGAGAGCGCAGGCGGAGACGGACGCGGTGGTGGGGCGAGACCGCCTGCTGGAAGAGTCGGACCTGCCCAAGCTGACGTACTTGCAGGCGGTGTGCAAGGAAGCGTTGCGTCTGCACCCGTCCACCCCTCTCAGCCTGCCGCACTTCTCCTACGAGGAGTGCGAGGTGGGCGGCTACCGCATCCCCAGCAACAGTCGCCTCCTCGTCAACATCTGGGCCATCGGGAGGGACCCGAAAGTGTGGGCGGACCCGCTGGTGTTCGACCCCGACCGCTTCGTCGCCGGCGGCGAGGGAGCCAAGTACGATCCCCAGGGCAATGACTTCGAGTTCATCCCCTTCGGAGCAGGGAGAAGGATCTGCTCGGGGAAGCTGGCTGGCATGGTGTTTGTGCAGTACATGTTGGGCGCCTTGGTGCACTCCTTCAATTGGAGACTTCCTGATGGAGACGAGGAGCTCGACATGGAGGAGAAGCACGGGTTGACCATTCCCAAGGCCGTGCCTCTTAAAGTCTTTCTGACTCCACGCTTGTCCGCAGCCGCctatatctga